A window of Caretta caretta isolate rCarCar2 chromosome 13, rCarCar1.hap1, whole genome shotgun sequence contains these coding sequences:
- the LOC142068752 gene encoding olfactory receptor 10A4-like, translated as MTYSEREPDENQTISEVFILVGFSYLTRLQILLFLVFLVIYLVTLVGNLLTILLIKLNPSLHTPMYFFLLNLSFLEICYTSSVVPQLLAHLLVEQKTLSIAGCAAQMYIFTIMGLMECCLLAAMAYDRYIAICNPLHYRTIMSGQVCAQLVGASWTIGILVEVAQTTWIFSLPFCGSNRIHHFFCDIPPVIKRACTDTSKNQIVVLALSVLFIMSPFLLIILSYICIISTILKLPSVEGRRKAFSTCSSHLMVVTLFYGTALFTYLRPKSISTPEGDQLISLMYTVVTPVLNPIIYTLRNKEVKGAFRKTIGKSISSHNQRN; from the coding sequence ATGACATATTCTGAGAGAGAGCCTGATGAGAACCAGACCATTTCTGAGGTGTTCATCTTGGTGGGGTTTTCGTACCTTACCAGACTCCAAATCCTTCTGTTTCTGGTGTTTCTGGTCATCTACCTGGTCACCCTGGTGGGGAACCTGCTCACTATCCTCCTTATAAAGCTAAACCCCTCACTTCATacccccatgtatttcttcctgctCAACTTGTCCTTCTTGGAAATCTGCTACACAAGCAGTGTGGTCCCTCAGCTGCTGGCTCACCTCCTGGTGGAGCAAAAGACCCTCTCCATTGCAGGCTGCGCTGCCCAGATGTACATCTTCACCATCATGGGCCTCATGGAATGCTGCCTTCTAGCAGCCATGGCGTATGATCGCTACATAGCTATATGCAACCCCCTGCACTACAGAACCATCATGAGTGGCCAGGTGTGCGCACAGCTTGTGGGTGCTTCATGGACCATTGGCATCTTGGTGGAAGTAGCTCAAACCACGTGGATCTTCAGCCTTCCCTTCTGTGGCTCCAACCGCATCCACCACTTCTTCTGCGACATCCCACCAGTGATAAAGAGGGCATGCACAGACACATCCAAAAACCAAATTGTGGTCTTGGCTCTGTCCGTGCTGTTTATCATGAGCCCTTTCCTGCTGATAATCCTGTCCTACATCTGCATTATCTCCACCATACTCAAACTGCCGTCGGTAGAGGGAAGGcgtaaagccttctccacctgctcctcccacctcatggTGGTGACTTTGTTCTATGGAACAGCCCTTTTCACCTACCTGAGGCCCAAGTCTATCTCCACCCCGGAGGGTGATCAACTGATTTCCCTCATGTACACAGTTGTCACCCCAGTGTTGAACCCCATAATATACACTCTCAGGAACAAAGAGGTGAAGGGAGCCTTTAGAAAAACAATAGGGAAGAGCATCTCTTCACACAACCAGAGAAATTAA
- the LOC142068753 gene encoding olfactory receptor 10A4-like, with translation MTYSEREPDENQTISEVFILVGLSYLTRLQILLFLVFLVIYLVTLVGNLLIILLIKLNPSLHTPMYFFLLNLSFLEICYTSSVVPQLLAHLLVEQKTLSIAGCAAQMYIFTIMGLTECCLLAAMAYDRYIAICNPLHYRTIMSGQVCAQLVGASWTIGILVEVAQTTWIFSLPFCGSNRIHHFFCDIPPVIKRACTDTSKNQIVVLALSVLFIMSPFLLIILSYICIISTILKLPSVEGRRKAFSTCSSHLMVVTLFYGTALFTYLRPKSISTPEGDQLISLMYTVVTPVLNPIIYTLRNKEVKGAFRKTIGKSISSHNQRN, from the coding sequence ATGACATATTCTGAGAGAGAGCCTGATGAGAACCAGACCATTTCTGAGGTGTTCATCTTGGTGGGGTTGTCGTACCTTACCAGACTCCAAATCCTTCTGTTTCTGGTGTTTCTGGTCATCTACCTGGTCACCCTGGTGGGGAACCTGCTCATTATCCTCCTTATAAAGCTAAACCCCTCACTTCATacccccatgtatttcttcctgctCAACTTGTCCTTCTTGGAAATCTGCTACACAAGCAGTGTGGTCCCTCAGCTGCTGGCTCACCTCCTGGTGGAGCAAAAGACCCTCTCCATTGCAGGCTGCGCTGCCCAGATGTACATCTTCACCATCATGGGCCTCACGGAATGCTGCCTTCTAGCAGCCATGGCGTATGATCGCTACATAGCTATATGCAACCCCCTGCACTACAGAACCATCATGAGTGGCCAGGTGTGCGCACAGCTTGTGGGTGCTTCATGGACCATTGGCATCTTGGTGGAAGTAGCTCAAACCACGTGGATCTTCAGCCTTCCCTTCTGTGGCTCCAACCGCATCCACCACTTCTTCTGCGACATCCCACCAGTGATAAAGAGGGCATGCACAGACACATCCAAAAACCAAATTGTGGTCTTGGCTCTGTCCGTGCTGTTTATCATGAGCCCTTTCCTGCTGATAATCCTGTCCTACATCTGCATTATCTCCACCATACTCAAACTGCCGTCGGTAGAGGGAAGGcgtaaagccttctccacctgctcctcccacctcatggTGGTGACTTTGTTCTATGGAACAGCCCTTTTCACCTACCTGAGGCCCAAGTCTATCTCCACCCCGGAGGGTGATCAACTGATTTCCCTCATGTACACAGTTGTCACCCCAGTGTTGAACCCCATAATATACACTCTCAGGAACAAAGAGGTGAAGGGAGCCTTTAGAAAAACAATAGGGAAGAGCATCTCTTCACACAACCAGAGAAATTAA